Proteins from a genomic interval of Dendropsophus ebraccatus isolate aDenEbr1 chromosome 6, aDenEbr1.pat, whole genome shotgun sequence:
- the LOC138795083 gene encoding cysteine-rich venom protein-like isoform X2, with product MKRCFHVLLPPLFLALLVQFSLEYIIFDEDIVPFESIETDDENVQEVITSYHNHVRRHVDPPAANMQKMQWSPVLAYSAKCWADLCYLNHSTVDHRTIEGSPCGENILQSPVPLSWRTVIKNWEAEKEFLNFGEGAEDDQVVAHYTQLVADNTFEVGCAVADCGEHYFYVCHYYTTGNEAESLYDPYIIGEPCSKCETACDGNKLCWSRIVTDP from the exons ATGAAGCGTTGCTTCCATGTCCTTCTACCTCCACTTTTCTTGGCTTTATTGGTGCAGTTCTCTTTGGAATAT ATTATCTTCGATGAGGACATTGTACCCTTTGAAAGTATTGAGACTGATGATGAGAATGTACAGGAAGTAATTACCAGTTATCACAATCATGTGAGGAGACACGTGGATCCACCTGctgcaaatatgcaaaaaatg CAATGGAGCCCCGTACTGGCATACTCAGCAAAATGCTGGGCAGATCTCTGCTACTTAAATCACAGCACAGTGGATCATCGAACAATAGAAG GTAGCCCCTGTGGAGAAAATATCCTGCAGTCTCCGGTCCCTTTATCATGGAGAACGGTCATCAAGAACTGGGAGGCTGAGAAGGAATTCTTAAACTTTGGAGAAGGAGCAGAAGACGATCAGGTTGTTGCACATTACACTCAG CTTGTTGCAGATAACACATTTGAAGTCGGATGTGCTGTTGCAGATTGTGGAGAACATTACTTCTATGTCTGCCATTATTACACTAC AGGAAATGAAGCTGAATCGCTGTACGATCCATATATAATAGGGGAACCATGCAGCAAATGTGAGACAGCTTGTGATGGCAACAAACTCTGCT
- the LOC138795083 gene encoding cysteine-rich venom protein-like isoform X1 yields MKRCFHVLLPPLFLALLVQFSLEYIIFDEDIVPFESIETDDENVQEVITSYHNHVRRHVDPPAANMQKMQWSPVLAYSAKCWADLCYLNHSTVDHRTIEGSPCGENILQSPVPLSWRTVIKNWEAEKEFLNFGEGAEDDQVVAHYTQLVADNTFEVGCAVADCGEHYFYVCHYYTTGNEAESLYDPYIIGEPCSKCETACDGNKLCLNYCPFQDKATNCPYALHQGVCHWYAIRAMCKASCNCKGKIK; encoded by the exons ATGAAGCGTTGCTTCCATGTCCTTCTACCTCCACTTTTCTTGGCTTTATTGGTGCAGTTCTCTTTGGAATAT ATTATCTTCGATGAGGACATTGTACCCTTTGAAAGTATTGAGACTGATGATGAGAATGTACAGGAAGTAATTACCAGTTATCACAATCATGTGAGGAGACACGTGGATCCACCTGctgcaaatatgcaaaaaatg CAATGGAGCCCCGTACTGGCATACTCAGCAAAATGCTGGGCAGATCTCTGCTACTTAAATCACAGCACAGTGGATCATCGAACAATAGAAG GTAGCCCCTGTGGAGAAAATATCCTGCAGTCTCCGGTCCCTTTATCATGGAGAACGGTCATCAAGAACTGGGAGGCTGAGAAGGAATTCTTAAACTTTGGAGAAGGAGCAGAAGACGATCAGGTTGTTGCACATTACACTCAG CTTGTTGCAGATAACACATTTGAAGTCGGATGTGCTGTTGCAGATTGTGGAGAACATTACTTCTATGTCTGCCATTATTACACTAC AGGAAATGAAGCTGAATCGCTGTACGATCCATATATAATAGGGGAACCATGCAGCAAATGTGAGACAGCTTGTGATGGCAACAAACTCTGCT TGAATTATTGTCCGTTCCAAGATAAAGCAACTAACTGTCCCTATGCCCTGCACCAGGGCGTCTGCCACTGGTATGCTATTCGGGCTATGTGCAAAGCTTCCTGTAACTGTAAGGGGAAAATCAAATAG